Proteins from one Astatotilapia calliptera chromosome 8, fAstCal1.2, whole genome shotgun sequence genomic window:
- the LOC113027744 gene encoding rab3 GTPase-activating protein catalytic subunit-like gives MAADSDPESEVFEITDFTTASEWERFVSRVEEVLNDWKLTGNTARKVSSEKGEYTSGTWAEKSQEINFADFKFYISHYFLKQECEEDDGKENLEEDAIPLAMQDLLCMNNDFPPRAHCLVRWFGIREFVVISPGTNCEAVISESKCNLLLSSISISLANSGW, from the exons ATGGCTGCTGATAGCGAT CCCGAGTCGGAGGTTTTCGAGATCACCGACTTCACCACTGCGTCCGAGTGGGAGCG TTTTGTGTCCAGAGTGGAGGAAGTGCTTAATGATTGGAAGCTGACAGGGAACACTGCACGGAAGGTTTCTTCAGAGAAG GGGGAATACACCAGTGGAACCTGGGCGGAGAAGTCGCAGGAAATTAATTTTGCTGACTTCAAGTTCTACATAAGCCACTACTTTCTGAAACAAGAGTGTGAAGAGGATGATGGGAAGGAGAACCTCGAGGAAG ATGCTATACCGTTGGCAATGCAGGATCTTCTCTGTATGAACAATGATTTCCCTCCACGAGCCCACTGCCTGGTCAGATG GTTTGGCATACGAGAGTTTGTGGTCATCAGCCCTGGAACGAACTGTGAGGCCGTCATCAGTGAGTCGAAATGCAACCTGCTTCTAagctccatctccatctctctgGCCAACAGTGGCTGGTAA